The sequence below is a genomic window from Humulus lupulus chromosome 3, drHumLupu1.1, whole genome shotgun sequence.
TAAAAACAATTCTTTCTTTTGTTTCATTTTCTATGTACAAATAGACAAGAAATCTAAACAGCAAATGCAGTGGTGGGTTGATGGTAAATTAGTAGACAAAAGCATGATCATTATGATCATGATCATGATCATCATGTGGTAGCTAACTGAGATCAATGTCAACACGTTCTGGATTCCCTCTTTCAGTCTGGTTGCCAACGAGCTCTATTCCTAGCTGCCCTTTGTCCCCAGCACCAAATGCATACAGCTTCCCTGATTCAGTGAGGGCAAATGTGTGAGCATTCCAATATATGGAGTTGGTGAGGCTGATCTGAACCACTCGTTCGTTTACTTCTTTCAGTGATGTTACAATTTCTGGGGTCAACACATTTGTGTGCCTGGGTGCCTGCAAAGATGAATTCATTCAACCACTTAGACCAAATCAACATCATCATGTTTTATCAAGTCATTTTCTTCTATCTGGGAAAATAGCCATTAGAGCAATATAGAAGAAAATCAAGTTTTCTGAAGAGGATGATACCAGTTCGTTTAGAGAGTTTTAAGTTAAATATTAGGAATATGTAAGTTTAGGCCAGACCTCTCcaccagcagcagcagcagcattgTTATGTCCAAGACTAGCTGATTCTCCACAGCCAAAAGAGTATACATCACCATCTTCAGACACCACAAAAGTTGTGTAATCTCCTGTGGCAACATGAACTGCTTTTATCTTGCTCAATGCCTCCACAACCTTTGGAGCTTGTGCACAATCTTCATCCCCATGACCCAAGCATCCATAACGGCCCCAACCCCAAGTGCACACCCGCCCATCTCGGCCCACTACTGCAGCATGCCAAGCACCAGCTGCAACCACCATAGGCTGAAGGTTCAGAACTTGAAACTGTTCGATAAGTCTCGGGTACTTTTCATCGGTCCTTGAACCGTGTCCGAGTTTTCCACCCAAGCCACACCCAACGGAGTATACCGACCTGTTAAGTATTTTCCAAGATGAGATCAGTTTCAAATTACAGCTACAAATCATAGTAGTCAAAGCAAATACCACAAATTATAATGATTAATGTAAAGATTTGAAACAAAGTGACTTACATTCCACTAGGCTGACAAGCCAGAGCAAGAAGGTAGCAGTATCCAGCAGCAATTTGTACAACAGGTATGTTTTCTAGGGCCCCCAACAAAGGATGGGGTTCCACATCAGTTGGCTCAGTTTGGTGACCAAGTTTGCCATCATTGCCCCAAGAAAAGGTATAGACCCTGCCTTCTCTTGACAATACAGCTGTGAAGAAATTTCCAATGGCAGCTTGCACCACAAATATGTTTTTCAAAGACTCAACCAACTGTGGAGTTTTCACAACTTTAATTCCTTGACCCCCAAACTCGACTTCTCCAAAGGAATCCTTGCCAAAGGCGTAAACACGCCCAGCATCACTAATCAGCATTGTCCTGCCAGAGCCAGCAGTTGCCTGAATAATTCGAATGCCTTGCAGGGATCTGCAACACAACAGAGTTCCATTTACtatccatacaatataagttAGTCAGCTAATTCCTTTTTCAGGTCTAAGGAGTGAAAAGCAACCTGATTGGCCGAGGCCGCCATTCTTCTTCAGTGGAGCCATGTCCAAGCTGGCCTGAGCTGTTAGAGCCAAAAGAGTAAACAGCTCCTTTTGATGTCACAGCAATGCTGTGACCAGGCCCTGCTATTGCCTGTGATTTCTCCCTCCTGGAACATGCCTCTCCAGCCAACATGAACCTCAGCACCAGTTTCCATGAACCCCCACATCTCTGCTTCAATTCTTGACGTTCTTCATCGTTCATTGGCTTAAATATAGCTCTCTTTTGACAAATATCCAAGGCAGCAAGCTCCGGTAAGGATAATTCAAAATCAGGAGCAAAGTTTGCAGGTTGCCTAAAAAAGGAACATGTTGCCTGCAATATGATATGATACGATACAACACAACATTATCAATTTCAAATGTTTAAAACTCAGCTTCACCATCAATAAGCAGAGAAGTAAGAGGACTTGCCTCTAGTTTTGCAAGGTCTTGAGGGTCCAGATTACATGAGGTTAGAACATGAAGAACAATGGAAGGATTGGCAGCCAAGGGGAATTCTCCAGGGCTGGAGTCCCCATAGCAATGGCGTTGCCGCCGTTCAAAGGTTTGTACAGGAGTGGCAACTATAGTGGTAATTGGCTGATCAGTAATGTTATGGTATTGTATAGTTGGGGTTCCGCTCGCTGTGGCATCCATGGGCACTGCTAGCTTTGGCAGTGCCCAAACTTGGCAAAAATAGAGGTGTTCTAAATTGCTGGAAATTATAAAACATGGACAGGAAAATCACTATTACTACTTGTTCTTTTTCAATGTCCCAATATTATTATCAGCTTCAAACTCTAAATCCTTAA
It includes:
- the LOC133822262 gene encoding ultraviolet-B receptor UVR8, giving the protein MDATASGTPTIQYHNITDQPITTIVATPVQTFERRQRHCYGDSSPGEFPLAANPSIVLHVLTSCNLDPQDLAKLEATCSFFRQPANFAPDFELSLPELAALDICQKRAIFKPMNDEERQELKQRCGGSWKLVLRFMLAGEACSRREKSQAIAGPGHSIAVTSKGAVYSFGSNSSGQLGHGSTEEEWRPRPIRSLQGIRIIQATAGSGRTMLISDAGRVYAFGKDSFGEVEFGGQGIKVVKTPQLVESLKNIFVVQAAIGNFFTAVLSREGRVYTFSWGNDGKLGHQTEPTDVEPHPLLGALENIPVVQIAAGYCYLLALACQPSGMSVYSVGCGLGGKLGHGSRTDEKYPRLIEQFQVLNLQPMVVAAGAWHAAVVGRDGRVCTWGWGRYGCLGHGDEDCAQAPKVVEALSKIKAVHVATGDYTTFVVSEDGDVYSFGCGESASLGHNNAAAAAGGEAPRHTNVLTPEIVTSLKEVNERVVQISLTNSIYWNAHTFALTESGKLYAFGAGDKGQLGIELVGNQTERGNPERVDIDLS